A genomic stretch from Plasmodium reichenowi strain SY57 chromosome 2, whole genome shotgun sequence includes:
- a CDS encoding hypothetical protein (conserved Plasmodium protein, unknown function) codes for MNLLRRNIYNVFILKNKKIKIGYNKVHFFFHTLDEKINSIKENEEAYNFEDTIIRRINKMNNTALVFTCENINKKKINNPYIWELIYNRINEIYHSFSLTEIIVLFHAYCNSISFDIKSMNSLINFLWNILENKINDVEDLSSLLGLYVCAEKTKNLTKREHISNLILQRYITLIEQDKIFHINQIRLSIFLKILCSHNKNIIQLDKKYIMQFSNDISKIIIRNINTLMLCLHFFIKYQIYDEPFIILLKQIQNLLIFKKEINGNVILKYFSFISNLRNPYALQEIKNVLSIIYLSKCENIGAQM; via the coding sequence atgaatctactaagaagaaatatttataacgtttttatattaaaaaataagaaaataaaaataggTTACAATAAggttcattttttttttcacacGTTGGATGAGAAAATAAATTccataaaagaaaatgaagaagcttataattttgaagatactattattagacgtataaataaaatgaataatacaGCATTAGTATTTACTTGtgaaaacataaataaaaagaaaataaataatccatatatatgggaattaatatataatagaataaatgaaatttatcattctttttctttaacAGAAATTATTGTCTTATTTCATGCTTATTGTAATAGTATATCTTTTGATATTAAGTCAATGAATtcattaattaattttctttggaatatattagaaaataaaataaatgatgTTGAAGATTTATCTTCTTTACTAGGTCTATATGTTTGTGCggaaaaaacaaaaaatttaacAAAACGTGAACATATTAgtaatttaatattacaaaGATATATTACATTAATAGAACAGGataaaatttttcatataaacCAAATACGATTatcaatttttttgaaaatattatgttctcataataagaatataatacaacttgataaaaaatatattatgcaATTTAGTAATGACATAtcaaaaattattataagaaaCATAAACACCTTGATGCTAtgtttacatttttttataaaatatcaaATATATGACGAACcattcattattttattaaaacaaatacaaaacttattaatttttaaaaaagaaataaacggaaatgttatattaaaatatttctcTTTTATATCTAATTTAAGAAATCCTTATGCCTTAcaagaaattaaaaatgttctgtcaataatttatttgtcAAAATGTGAAAATATTGGGGCACAAATgtga
- a CDS encoding serine/threonine protein kinase, putative, with product MDNNGVAKTLKKDILYFDETKEYSKKRFDKFNDIYEIVTKHKNKQPHIKENNIKYITRNVNYDRLCGDEKKKKNDINNIDKYEKTKTCSYVLNNLHKKYNNHNNKMYDEYKFYDYYELINKIKKLKGFKNVIEERGKGNDNGLGINSTNNDKKKNNKKRYNNNNNNNDNDNDNNNNDINNDYNNNNKYNTCCSSCNGNVLSSSKTFNMCEGDKKISYGRQITNLVSCYKYNNQSKSPYNIHTINQQAHDDNIYVDNQHMLYHNYTDNLKYSNYNKMNDLSYNRHEKQNSFSNFVNTAPRDSPMELCKKLKKDVEYKERVDINKEKDFVLLGISKTCVKKCNTCSGDNVTKDIDKCVEDKEKSKESVILNYMKKDIFYNTFNRNNNDTNRKGKQKECDKYNKDDVHVLCDNDHFSHSETSHTTKNSNTKLYNVKEKHIHINKVYNNVYFVEGQEKLYSPSIKEETQFYIQNYYKHDDNVNMSSYNYYNDMVYKNSKGMMIHSLSAQHAFKGEKNVININKLRRRFSIMNKKVYSDSVLCFYGTPWWLNKIRRGQKIGQEKKHKKDENKNNNNNNNNNNNINNNNNNNINNNINNKHGRVIQYTDEKIQNDYCKNKESSKMGNHKMMRKEKNVNSSLLSIYDKCYNKWKKNYNKRRKHKNEGRKGGKYIYCYENIKILEDVKDMFFNDHNKRNILNEENFIKEHQINGINKEHTNENKEEDTFNISKENRKEGSYMITHKDKINMDNIKIGRYDNINEKKEFSGNILYKCAKKNDKINKSQTSLFFEFMKGKGDEKHNVVKKEHVFIKTFRTNKSPIELTKNISDYKCNFLYTSLDRIHKSVSIYNEKIERTKHVPQKKNDNIDIRGMYKSYNFFKSMNMMNSLSKCYHTKTCEYSNYDFMKNKMSKKAQNKLVSKCISKYKKKKKKERNKTKTKKNTKKNTKKNTKKNTKKNTKKNTKKNIYIKNEISISFDGNVFGEENTKRTKENNKSKESAYTWTSSKNNKIKGEEKKTKRSLCSYKLRKMKPLCVENRMRIKKNVRQIKKKKKKNIYKTIKCLNNYKTLIDQLNVKGDEEHILSNHVNNKKKKRNNCINENNNDNDNNNDHNNDNNNDNNNDNNNDNNNDNNNDNNQREHSCQGISMQDVEQKCEGEKCEGEKCEGEKYEGEKYEGKRKNKYTYYNNYYQINSKNEIHDDYNIKSDGNRINYNISNIKYNKHNNNDKGEKGCELKKCSIPYVKEKYNLENNTYEIIGLIYYGDKSQVYKCINMNNKRVYAMKVVLKECNEMFVDNFIKKYLFLKNNPHKNIISIYDIFCNNNYICIIMDYCEGSTLLDYFMSLVPGSLDVYEIKKIMKSIFIALDFFHSNNIIHRDIKLENIMFKNKKRKERFNYEEYGSILFNNYEEISFSTSCSNLHKKELELRGMDTIGKKTMGGKKFIRNLYSEKPKNLNIFQKNCSHILKKNTKKNILNDIQLKSPKCYIKYNNNNNNNNNVDTLFNYEDDSNWSYNSSICYDIIQVSDEEEYDNINIKDKVYEYEYNMCTDSSRYETIVNNENSIHSNHSYGTNSKYETFCDDAFPSQISSIHKYNKKGGRYHFSKLYKNKKNMKSNINPSFSDLCIIDMDMIEIVSKTKFPRMNKSKIICGTPPYMPPESFDGIVSPGNDIWACGVILYVLMDGRFPYEINNYIPIHLKKKILMENKPKFEPFIWKQHTDLLDLCLRLLDPNPWTRIQNAREALIHYSFRDLI from the coding sequence ATGGATAACAATGGAGTGGCCAAAACTTTgaaaaaagatattttatattttgatgaAACGAAAGAGtattcaaaaaaaaggtTTGATAAGtttaatgatatatatgaaattgTTACTAAGCATAAGAACAAGCAACCtcatataaaagaaaataatataaaatatataacaagAAATGTGAACTATGATAGACTGTGTGGTGATgagaagaagaaaaaaaatgacaTTAACAATATAGATAAGTATGAGAAAACAAAGACATGTTCATACgttttaaataatttgcataagaaatataataatcataataataaaatgtatgatgaatataaattttatgattattacGAATTGattaacaaaataaagaaattgaaaggttttaaaaatgtaatagAGGAAAGAGGAAAGGGGAATGATAATGGATTAGGCATCAACTCTacaaataatgataaaaaaaaaaataacaaaaaaagatataataataataataataataatgataatgataatgataataataataatgatattaataatgattataataataataataaatataatacttGCTGTAGTAGTTGTAATGGTAATGTTTTATCTTCTTCAAAAACTTTTAATATGTGTGAAGGAGATAAGAAAATTTCATATGGAAGGCAAATAACAAATTTGGTTAGTTgctataaatataataatcaatCAAAAAGCCCTTATAACATTCACACGATAAATCAACAGGCCcatgatgataatatatatgtggaCAACCAACATATGttatatcataattatactgataatttaaaatatagtaattataataaaatgaatgaTTTGTCTTATAATCGACatgaaaaacaaaatagTTTTTCCAATTTTGTAAATACTGCTCCACGTGATAGTCCTATGGAGTTGTGTAAAAAATTGAAGAAAGATGTAGAATATAAAGAAAGAgtagatataaataaagagAAGGATTTTGTTTTGCTTGGTATATCCAAAACGTGtgtaaaaaaatgtaatacGTGTTCAGGTGATAATGTGACGAAAGATATAGATAAGTGTGTTGAAGATAAAGAGAAAAGCAAAGAAAGtgtaatattaaattatatgaaaaaggatatattttataatacttttaatagaaataataatgatacgaatagaaaaggaaaacaaaaagaatgtgataaatataataaggATGATGTTCATGTTCTTTGTGATAATGATCATTTTTCTCACAGTGAAACTTCTCATACAACCAAAAATTCAAACActaaattatataatgtaaaggaaaaacatatacatataaataaggtatataataatgtatacTTTGTGGAGGGGcaagaaaaattatattccCCTTCTATAAAAGAGGAAACccaattttatatacaaaattattataaacatGATGATAATGTTAACATGTCATCATATAActattataatgatatggtatataaaaattcaaaAGGTATGATGATACACTCTTTATCTGCACAACATGCTTTTAAGGGAGAGAAAAATgtgataaatataaataagcTGCGTAGACGTTTTAGtataatgaataaaaaGGTATATAGTGATTCTGTGTTATGTTTTTATGGAACACCGTGGTGGCTTAATAAAATTAGAAGGGGCCAAAAAATAGGccaagaaaaaaaacacaaaaaagatgaaaataaaaataacaataataataacaataacaataacaatattaataacaataataataacaatattaataacaatattaataacaaGCATGGAAGAGTTATCCAATATACTGATGAAAAAATCCAAAATGAttattgtaaaaataaagagTCATCAAAAATGGGCAATCATAAAATGATGAGGAAGGAAAAAAACGTGAATTCTTCACTTTTATCAATTTATGACaaatgttataataaatggaaaaaaaattataataaaagaagaaaacataaaaatgaagGTAGGAAAGgaggaaaatatatttactgTTATGagaatattaaaatattagaaGATGTAAAAGATATGTTTTTTAATGATCATAATAAGcgtaatatattaaatgaagaGAATTTTATTAAAGAGCATCAAATTAATGGTATAAATAAGGAACATACGAATGAAAACAAAGAAGAAGATACTTTTAACATAAGTAAAGAGAATAGAAAAGAAGGAAGTTACATGATAACACATAAAGATAAAATCAACATGgacaatataaaaataggacgatatgataatattaatgaaaaaaaagaatttagtggtaacattttatataaatgtgctaaaaaaaatgataaaataaataaatcaCAAACGAgtcttttttttgaatttatGAAAGGGAAAGGGGATGAAAAACATAATGTTGTAAAAAAGGAGcatgtatttattaaaacGTTTAGAACAAATAAAAGTCCAATCgaattaacaaaaaatatttcgGATTACAAATGCaactttttatatactaGTTTAGATAGAATCCACAAAAGCgtttctatatataatgaaaaaatagaaaGGACAAAGCATGTACCACAGAAAAAGAATGATAACATAGATATTCGAGGGATGTACAAATCctacaatttttttaaaagcATGAATATGATGAATAGTTTATCAAAATGTTATCATACCAAAACTTGTGAATACTCTAATTATgattttatgaaaaataagATGAGTAAAAAGGCTCAGAATAAGTTGGTTTCTAAGTGTataagtaaatataaaaaaaaaaaaaagaaagaaaggaacaaaacaaaaacaaaaaaaaacacaaaaaaaaacacaaaaaaaaacacaaaaaaaaacacaaaaaaaaacacaaaaaaaaacacaaaaaaaaatatatatataaagaatgaAATATCGATATCGTTTGATGGAAACGTATTTGGAGAGGAAAATACGAAGAGAACAAAAGAGAACAATAAAAGTAAAGAAAGTGCATATACCTGGACGAgtagtaaaaataataaaataaaaggagaagaaaagaaaacaaaacGTTCCCTTTGTTCGTACaaattaagaaaaatgaaacCTTTATGTGTTGAGAATAGGATGCgcataaaaaaaaatgtacgccaaataaaaaaaaaaaaaaaaaaaaatatatataagacCATAAAATGTTTGAACAATTATAAGACTTTGATAGATCAGTTGAACGTAAAAGGTGATGAAGAGCATATATTAAGTAACCATGttaataacaaaaaaaaaaaaagaaacaactgtattaatgaaaataataatgataatgataataataatgatcataataatgataataataatgataataataatgataataataatgataataataatgataataataatgataataatcAAAGGGAACATAGTTGTCAGGGAATAAGCATGCAGGACGTGGAACAAAAATGTGAAGGAGAAAAATGTGAAGGAGAAAAATGTGAAGgagaaaaatatgaaggagaaaaatatgaaggaaaaagaaaaaacaaatatacatattataataattactatcaaataaattcaaaaaatgAGATACatgatgattataatataaagagCGATGGAAATagaattaattataatatttctaatataaaatataataaacacaataataatgataaagGAGAAAAAGGTTgtgaattaaaaaaatgttcaATTCCTTAtgtaaaagaaaaatataatttagaaaataatactTATGAGATAATTGgattaatatattatggtGATAAATCTCAAGtgtataaatgtataaatatgaataacaAAAGAGTATATGCTATGAAAGTAGTATTAAAAGAGTGTAATGAAATGTTTGTagataattttataaaaaaatatttatttttaaaaaacaatcctcacaaaaatattatatctatatatgatatattttgtaataacaattatatttgtataataatgGATTATTGTGAAGGGTCTACATTATTAGATTATTTTATGTCTTTAGTACCTGGTTCTTTGGATgtatatgaaataaaaaaaataatgaaaagcATCTTCATAGCTTTAGATTTCTTTCattctaataatattattcatagagatattaaattagagaatattatgtttaaaaataagaaaagGAAAGAACGTTTTAATTATGAAGAATATGGTAGTATTTtgtttaataattatgagGAGATTTCATTTTCAACATCTTGTAGTAACCTTCATAAGAAAGAACTTGAATTGAGAGGAATGGATACTATTGGGAAAAAAACTATGGGAGGAAAGAAGTTTATTAGAAACCTATATAGTGAGAAACCTAagaatttaaatatttttcagAAAAATTGTTCAcacatattaaaaaaaaatactaagaaaaatatattgaatgATATTCAATTGAAGAGCCcaaaatgttatataaaatataataataataataataataataataatgtggatacattatttaattatgaAGATGATAGTAACTGGTCATATAATTCATCTATATGTTATGATATAATACAAGTTAGTGACGAAGAagaatatgataatataaatataaaagataaagtatatgaatatgaatataatatgtgtACTGATTCATCAAGATATGAGACCATtgtaaataatgaaaattcAATACATTCTAATCATTCATATGGTACCAATTCAAAATATGAAACATTTTGTGACGACGCATTTCCTTCTCAGATTTCTTCcattcataaatataataaaaaaggtGGACGTTATCATTTTagtaaattatataaaaataaaaaaaatatgaaaagtAATATTAATCCATCATTTAGTgatttatgtataatagATATGGATATGATAGAAATTGTTtcaaaaacaaaatttcCTCGAATGAACAAatcaaaaattatatgtgGAACTCCACCATATATGCCACCAGAATCATTTGATGGTATTGTTTCACCGGGGAATGACATATGGGCATGTGgtgttattttatatgtattaatgGATGGACGCTTCCCATatgaaattaataattatattcctattcatttaaagaaaaaaatattaatggAAAACAAACCAAAATTTGAACCTTTCATATGGAAACAACATACGGATCTTTTAGATCTATGCCTAAGGTTATTAGATCCTAACCCTTGGACAAGAATACAAAATGCTCGAGAAGCCTTAATACATTATTCTTTTAGAGATTTGATATAA
- a CDS encoding hypothetical protein (conserved Plasmodium protein, unknown function) yields MNKKKVTFKNDVTYENADLNEKHEYVESPFIFQREENENSYEEEELEEMLRHFNPLDFGIKEKLSESEKKILVKEIMGRSKKCTMKNNDMLNEENKSYENTKERKKQDIFIHDNIIHMNDNVKKEIKEEDQNGSNSKENDNKXXXKKKKKKKKKKKKKNDNDKKNELSYLDGDCYFPNDGYDYEQHLKPISKNFIEIKNKTEQNFFEIQPNNEEEKELFKTFDMDNYEELNDNFVCEAQNVEEVGELKVDKKLIWGNVQPFLYIPSNDYMDDEEGMVNTDKINDNINDNIYDKINSDDVFSTDSDTDNHINKNYNNHNNINEDQIIFDDKLNDISLYNNQDISTKNYDEKGTYENNMDSIKFSDLVEYQWRNNLNPVNDIKKIIKKKKKGKNVKLKLDDIIVNINDEDKKKIMQIVNLQNEEIRNQTRYSSKGNHKNVENENVNANENSNEEQQQKHEGGGHYYDDEDSYSENLEHSSSSLSYDCETILTTKTNTTNHPYKLIIPKQIKPTPLLLNSQKKNENDTKNKNKNKNEDIKLERYMILEKIKTTRDKNETLEEKKERKKAVKEAQRLNRKLKKENSLLMKHEKKLMDKNINPFDIRDNVKYIKL; encoded by the exons atgaacaaaaaaaaggttACGTTTAAGAATGATGTTACATACGAAAATGCAGACCTGAATGAAAAACACGAGTATGTAGAAAGTCCTTTTATTTTCCAAAGAGAAGAAAATGAGAATAGTTATGAGGAAGAAGAATTAGAAGAGATGCTAAGACATTTCAATCCTTTAGATTTTGgtattaaagaaaaattaagtGAAAgtgagaaaaaaattttagTTAAAGAAATTATGGGTAGAAGCAAAAAGTGTACTATGAAGAATAATGATATgttaaatgaagaaaacaaatcatatgaaaatacaaaagaaaggaaaaaacaagatatttttatacatgacaatataatacatatgaaTGATAATGTAAAGAAGgaaataaaagaagaagatcAAAATGGAAGCAATAGTAAAGAAAATGACAACAAAANNNNNNNNaaaaaaaaaaaaaaaaaaaaaaaaaaaaaaaaaaaaaaaaatgataatgacaaaaaaaatgaattgTCATATTTAGATGGAGATTGTTATTTTCCAAATGATGGATATGATTATGAACAACATTTAAAACCAATAagtaaaaattttatagaaataaaaaataaaactgaacaaaatttttttgaaatacagccaaataatgaagaagaaaaggaattgtttaaaacatttgatatggataattatgaagaattaaatgataattttgTATGTGAAGCTCAAAATGTAGAAGAAGTAGGAGAATTAAAGGttgataaaaaattaatttgGGGTAACGTACAGccatttttatatatacccAGTAATGATTATATGGATGATGAAGAAGGTATGGTTAACACGGACAAGATAAATGATAACATAAATGATAACATATATGATAAGATAAATAGTGATGATGTATTTAGTACAGATAGTGATACAGATAaccatataaataaaaattataataatcataacAATATTAATGAGGATCAAATTATTTTTGATGATAAATTAAACGACATAAGTTTGTACAATAATCAAGATATTtcaacaaaaaattatgatgaaaaaggaacatatgaaaataatatggacAGCATAAAATTTAGTGATCTCGTTGAATATCAATGGAGAAATAACTTGAACCCTGtgaatgatataaaaaaaattattaaaaaaaaaaaaaaagggaaaaatGTGAAATTGAAACTTGATGATATTAttgttaatataaatgatgaagacaagaaaaaaattatgcAAATTGTAAATTtacaaaatgaagaaataaGAAATCAAACAAGATATTCATCAAAAGGAAACCATAAAAATGttgaaaatgaaaatgtaaATGCAAACGAAAATTCAAATGAAGAACAACAACAAAAACATGAAGGAGGAGGtcattattatgatgatgaagattCCTATTCCGAAAACCTAGAACATTCTTCTTCATCCTTAAGTTATGATTGTGAAACAATCTTAACaacaaaaacaaatacAACTAACCATCCATATAAACTAATTATTCCCAAACAAATTAAACCAACACCCCTTTTACTCAAttcacaaaaaaaaaatgaaaatgatactaaaaataaaaataaaaataaaaacgaGGACATCAAATTGGAGCGTTATATGATATTAGAGAAG ATAAAAACTACCAGGGATAAAAACGAAACGttagaagaaaaaaaggaaagGAAAAAAGCTGTTAAGGAGGCACAACGTTTAAATAGaaaattgaaaaaagaaaactCTCTACTAATGAAG cATGAGAAAAAGTTAATGGACAAGAATATTAACCCTTTCGACATAAGAGATAAtgtgaaatatattaaactCTGA